The Chiloscyllium plagiosum isolate BGI_BamShark_2017 chromosome 20, ASM401019v2, whole genome shotgun sequence genome includes the window AACAGCTTCTCACAGTCCACGTCCCCAGTGTTTTAGAAAACTTGCAGAATTTGCATACTAAATTCATTAATGTGTTAGGGCTGAAGACAGCATTAATTAGCTTTCAAGCAGCATGATCATTGTTTATACAAACCTCTCCCTGTCCCAGACAGGGAACAATTAAACTGTTCACTCATTCCTGCAAATCTCTCCCCTTCAGTCTCCTTCCTTTTTCACGCTGATCTCTCCTTCGTTCCATTTCTCTTTCTGTGTCTGATTTCACTTAAATTCACTGTTTCCTTCTCTGACATTCTGAGTTTCTTTCACACTCATTTGTTAAGGAGATAAACTGTTGGTTCCATTATTCATTGAAGTCCCAGACATCGTGTTGGTCTCGGAACCTTTACCAGCTCCAGTTCACAACAACTCCCACTGCTGCAGAGCTGTGTAATattatctctgaacagattgaattGAAAAagaattgcaaaacatttttcatctgATTTGAAAGAAAAGTCTAAATTAAAGGAGGCAGTAGTGAGGTGCTCCATTCCAACCAGACTGGGCCCAATAACTCTGACAGTGCTGGCTGATGGCATCATAGCAGGTACCACATCTGTGTCCAGACTCCCTATCAATTCCAGTTAACTCCTGGCAATAGACAGAATATCATCAAGAGAGGGAGATACTGCACAAAACACTCAACGTTTGAGCCAGCACATCCTGAAGCATGCAGTTTCTCACTTTACATAAGTTACTGCAACTTTAACAACCCAACCTTCTCCAGGAACCAGATCAAGAATTTCTTTAACTTTTTATCTATCTTCGCTCAGTGACCTGACAATGAGTGACAAACAAGTGCTTGGATCTACGTCTGGTTCAGAAAGTTCTGCAGTAGGATTGAGTGTCAATGGGTGAGAATATAGATTCTGCCTAATATTTGTCCAGTGTTTTTGTCAGTTTTACCAAAAAGACAGGACATTTTCATGTGTCTGTAATGGAGCAAACCACAGTTGTTTACTGACAGGGCACCCTTGACCCTACAGCCCCAGCTCTCTCCTTCATTACCTTGTCTCGATCCCACCCTCCTCTATTGATGCATGGAGAAATTCCAAAGGAACAGGAAGCAAGTTCAAAGTTCCCAAAAGCAGATTCCTAGAAGATGTGAGAGTGGAGTGGTCTTTGAGTCAGACCCATGGAGGAAAGCTGACAAAGCAGCAAACCTTGCACCTAATGCACTCAGCAGCCATCAGTCTGCTCAGGAGTGAGACAGAACGAGTGGTGACTCCTCTGTCTGGTTTATGATCAGTAGAAGCTGCCAGTTTCCTGCTTCACTTTGCCAGGACATGCTCCTTTTGTTGCTTGTGGCGTTTCACCAGGCAGCTGGTGATACCCAGAGCCCCACCCTTCACAAACCGCACAAAGTTATCACCCACCAGGGGACCCATTGCAAAAAGGTTGGGCTCCTGGAGCAGCTCATAGGTGTAAGGATGAATCTGCAAAGGGTTATAGCGGCAGGAAATTGGCATCTTAGAGTTCAGTCCCAGGTAACTGCCATTGTCCCTGAGGAAGGTGAGCCTGGGATTAGCCCCAATCAACACCAATGCCATGGAGACATTCACCACCGTCTGACACTTGTCCCACCTTTCCAGGACACATTTCCTGTCCGGCTTGAAGCTGctgacctggtactggggaaagCTGGTGTAACCTCGATAAGAAGCAGAGTCTCTGCCAGCATTCTGCTGACTCATCATCTGGTGCACTTTGTGATATTCTGGGTAGAGCACTTTGGGCAGCTGGTTAAAGATCAGGTCGGGGTCAGTGACTGCCTGTCGGAAGATGTGAAGAACAGGTATCCCATAGTGATGGGCACACAGAACAGCATCAGCTGCCGTCAGTCCTGCTCCAACAATCAGCACTGGCTCTGAGCACTCACTTACCCGGCTGTGCACGATGGCTGTTTCAAACTCAGAAATGCTGTGACAGACGTAAGGCAGCTCTtcaccctccacacccagcctCACAGGCTCATCCTGTGTCCCAGTCGCTAAGACCACATTCTCTGCCAAGATCATAAAGGGTGTCTGCACCCCATTGCTCCCCTTTTGGTAACCTCTGACCTCCCACAACGACCGTGTTGCTGCCCCGCTTCCTTCCTCCTGTGCCCTCTCCTGGATCACTCCCCTCTTGCTGGCATCCTCACTCTCAGCAACATCATTGATGCGACACAGCGATGTCAGGCAGCTTCTGGGCACAAAGTTCTTGTCGAGAGCCATCTCACTGACATAGTGCTGGTAATAGGCAGCAACCTCAGCTGGGGTCACTCGGTTGTTCCTTAGGTTCCTGGGGGATACAAGGGATATCAAGAGGAGGGTAAATAGGGAACAGAAACGGATGGAAGGGAAGAGCAGATAGGGAGGAGGAAGGAGGGAAGAGAGTGGGAATcaaaagagacagaaaaaaaaaggtgaaaggtATAAATGAAGAATGTTGGGTACTATCTACGGTTTATGGTGGGGTGTGGTTTGGATACACCCTCATACCAACAGTCCCACCCTCCACACCCTCACCCCAACAACCCCATTcccaccctccacaccaccccaccccaacaacttcacacccacccccatcctccaccCTCAACACCCACCCCAACAACTCCACCCTCCACcttcaaccccacccccaccccaacaaccccacccccaccccaacaaccccacccccacaaccccaCCCTGAGATTAACAACCAGAAGGTCAAGGAGGTGTGTACACACTATAACAGGATCTGACCTCTGAGGTACCAAACAGCAGGAGCTGCAGCAATGCACCAGGGTGGGATCCTGTGACCCATTCGGGGCTGTTTCTCCCAGTCAATGAGACCCCGGCTGATGCACACTGCAGCTCCACCGTCCACCCAAGTATCACTGCCCTCCTGTCTAGCAAAATAGACCAATCTCAGAATTAATATAGTTCACTGAGCAAGTATCAATTGCTTGTTGTAGGAGTGTGTTCCATCATTCTGTCCATCCTATACTGTACATGAAGAAGCATTTCCTAACTTCTCTCTGGAATGGCTGGGACTCACTCACAAGCAGAAACGTTTCTCTCACCAACgcttttcaaaatcctgaaatcctcAATCAGTTCCCCCTGTAACCTTCAATATTCCTGGGAATTTAAGCCTAGTTTATGAAATCTCTCCCCACGGTCTGACCCTTCAGGTTTAGGTAATGTAATGACATACAATGTAGgaactgaagtaggccattcagccaagcTACTCAATAAGATCATATTTGACGCACTCTGGTCAGTCTGCACTGTCCCCACGATAATATTCCCTATCAAGGTGCCTGAACTTATTAGGTTGAACCCATCCACAGGAAACTGCGATTATTACAAACCTTCGCTTCTCTCCAATGCAATCCTTCAGTTTCAGACCCGGTAATTCCATCCAGCTCCCAAAGCTCAGTGTGAGCATTGAGCCCTCCATAGCCTGGAAGAcaaagaatgaatgaatacatTAGGAAGCTGTGAGAAAACACACCTTCAACATGGTAGCACTGAACTGGTGCCAGTGAGAACAGCAATGTATATAAAACCACATAGACTTATTTCAGATTACAAAGCAGTTTGATAAGGTAGGTACAATGTTTCCACTCACAGATAAGATCAGAACTTGGCCATCATAAATATAAAACAGTTGCTCATAAGCCTCATTGGGAATTCAGAAGATAGCTCTTCATCcagaaaatggggagaatgtggaagttGCTCCCACAGCGAGTGGTTGAGGTAAGTAGCAGAGATGcagtcaaagaaaaataaaataaacacatgagggagaaaggaatagaagtttAGGCTGATAGGTAGAGGTAAAGATGGATAGGAGAGGGTGCTCATGTGGAATACAAACATCAGCAAAGAGgagttgggtcaaatggcctttttaTGTGTTGTACAGGCTGACAGCAATAGTGACCGATTCAGAAAAGGTGGGTCTTGCAGCAATGGGAAAATATCCAACTGTCTCTGGTAATGCATGAGGAGTGATTATTTAGACAAAGGGCAGAGAAGGGTAGCTCCCCATCTGAAGGGTCTGCTGAAAGCAAGATGATAAGAAATGAACTTTAAAAGATtccaaatgaaattttaaaatctcttttatGAAAGAAATGTTGCTGCATTGAGGGTTGATGACAAATGAGAATGCACCGAGGGAGTTATTGATTCCAGCAGCCTCATGTTCTGAAGGCATGTTAACTCAAATGTTAATTGAAATATCATCAATTGGTCATTTACCTGATATGCTGGTgccactcaggagggtttaaacctTTGTGCCAGTGGGGTATGAACCAACGCAGTGTAGAGTGATTGAGGAGGAGGTAGACGTTAGGACAAATCAGTCTAATAGGAAGAACATGCAGGGCCAGGTTAATGAACACGgtgggactggtggtctgaagtgtaTTGATTGTAATGCAAGGGTATAATAGGGGAGGCAGATGACCTTAGAGCCTGGATCAGCACATGGCCCTATAATGTTGTACCCATTACAGAAACTCGATTGAgtgaagggcaggactggcagctcaacgtTCCAGGGTTTAGGTAGTTCaagcagggaggtgatggcctggggGTATTCTCAGgttgtcagtttgctcgctgagctgttgggtttgttttcagtggTATTATCGTGGGACTACtgtccttcaggaaagaaaatctgccatcctcatttagtttggcttacatgtgactctagacccacagctatgtggaTGACTCTCAGTTGCCCTTGGAAACAgccgagcaagccattcagtgatatcaatcgctacaaagtctcaaagaaacaAATCGCACGGATCACCGGCATTGACCCAgacaccagaaaagacaacagaaACAACCCTGTcaaacctgcaaagtcctcctcactaacatctgagagctagtgccaacattgggagagctgtctcacagactcgtCAGGCaccagcctgacacagtcatactcacggaatcataccttgcagacaatgtcccagaccccaccatcaccatccctggatatgcccTGTCTCACCGACAGGACAGACGCAACAGAGGGGCACAGTGGGATAGAGTAGAGAGGGAGTTGCCCTGAGAGTCCACAACATTGACtgtggaccccatgaagtcttacagcttcaggttaaacatgggcaaggaaacctcctgctgtttACCATGTGCTGTAGTCCCTCAGCGAATGAACCAATGCTCCTCATTGTTGAGCAACACTTAGAGAAAGCACAGAGAATGGCAAGGTCACAAAACATACTCTGGGTGGGGTATTTCCATGTCCACCACCAaaagtggctcggcagcagtactactgattgagctggttggatcctaaaggacattgctgctagactgggtctgcggcaggtggtgagggaaacaaCGAGGAGAAACATACCTGACCCCATCCTCACCAATATGCCGGCTGCAGATGGACGTGACCACGACAGTATAGTAAGAGTAACCACCGcacacagtctttgtggagacaaagtcctaccTTTACATCCGCTGTGATGCGtgacactatcaccgtgctaaacgGTA containing:
- the osgn1 gene encoding oxidative stress induced growth inhibitor 1 encodes the protein MMPVLEEEVLPKDGSLTVPVLIVGNGPSGICLSYLLSGYRPYLSPAASHPNPILQHKLEENQHLSIVDQDLEYLSEGLEGRSSNPVAVLFDTLLLPDGDYGLDHTSPLCWKLESWQGIPHLVLGTGPPGGSWNAMEGSMLTLSFGSWMELPGLKLKDCIGEKRRNLRNNRVTPAEVAAYYQHYVSEMALDKNFVPRSCLTSLCRINDVAESEDASKRGVIQERAQEEGSGAATRSLWEVRGYQKGSNGVQTPFMILAENVVLATGTQDEPVRLGVEGEELPYVCHSISEFETAIVHSRVSECSEPVLIVGAGLTAADAVLCAHHYGIPVLHIFRQAVTDPDLIFNQLPKVLYPEYHKVHQMMSQQNAGRDSASYRGYTSFPQYQVSSFKPDRKCVLERWDKCQTVVNVSMALVLIGANPRLTFLRDNGSYLGLNSKMPISCRYNPLQIHPYTYELLQEPNLFAMGPLVGDNFVRFVKGGALGITSCLVKRHKQQKEHVLAK